ATATGGGATTTATTATTGTAGGATAACAAAAGTGTAATCCTTTTGTATCATGCCATTATAAAATCATACTAACACTCTGATCTTTTTGCATTAAAATTGACCAATTATCAATCTGAGACAGCATATTCGTGCACAAAGTCCTGTTGGGTTTAGTTTTGTTCTAATCATGTTGTGCCATCCTAACTTCAACTTAAATGCGTGCTGTGGTATCATATTTCAGTTATGTTTGAGCTACTCTTGAATCTTAAGTAACTCATCCCTAAACCCACTAAAACAGGCTTTTGATCTTGGGAGAGGGACAAACCCTGTGGGCTGTATGGTGGAGGAGATTTGGCAGAGTCTTGCCAAAGCAAAATACATGGAATGGGAACATTCATCCAGCAAGCGTTCATGGAGGCTGCAAAATTTGAAGTAGGTGACATCTTATCATTGGCTGTTTCCATATTTCCATTtcttatctttattttatgagGCAATGCAGACATCAAGACCTATAATAGACTTGATCTCACCAAAACATGTGCTGACAAATCAGGGAAACCTGTGAGAAAGCTTTGGCAGAGTATCATTTTCTGGGTGATTCCCTAGCTGAAGATGCCTCTGAAGATGCTGCAAATGATCACTCTGCACAACTTGAACTGCTAAAGGAGGTGTTTAGTAAAGCTGCACTATTAGACACACCGACACAGGTGAGAACTCACTCTCATGATCCCTACATATGGATCATCCTTTGGACAAATAATATTTGCTATGCTCAATATTATAGGTGCCTGACTACCTGTGCTGTAAGATTACACTTGATATCTTCCGGGATCCTGTTATCACACCAAGTGGTGTTACCTATGAAAGGGCAGTGCTTCTTGAACATCTTAAGCAGGTATTTCATTCTTTCTTGTTGTAAATTTGCCATTGTCTATGTTATCGCCTTCTGCATATTTATGCATCGTAAGCCTCGAGTGTAGGTAGGCAAGTTTGACCCACTCACAAGAGAGCCACTTGAACAACACCAATTGGTACCAAATCTGGCCATCAAGCAAGCTGTGCAAGTGTATCTGAATGAGCATGGTTGGGCTTATAAGATGAGCTGATGGTCCTTTAGTAGAGGTCAAATGTCGTCAGGCTATCATTCAGTCTGGAGTCGTCAAGCCAAACTGATACACAGCATTTTACCCCTTTTGTATTATTGATGCCATCATTGGCTTCAGCAGTGGTGAGGTGTTTTATTTTCGGTATTATTCCTTCCACCATTATATGAAAAAACTTTGTTTCCGGGGACTGGTTGTATAAACATTTATGAGTTTTTGGTGTACAGTCTGATTGTTGTAGTGGTCTGAGAAACTTGGCTTGAGTGTTATATCAAAATACACCAACTAATTCAGCCAGTGGCAAAGGTGGCCCAAGGGTTTTGTATTGATGGAATTTCTTTTTCACTTTCCAATGTAGTGAATTCTGTTATCTCAGAATAATGGGAAATCAGTCCGGAATGTGCAACAAGGAATCCAAATTCCTTTTCAGAATATGCATGCCAACAACCAAATTGTTTTGAAATATGCAATGTGGGACTGGAACATGTTTTGTTTATTGTTTCAATGGACTTGGTGTAAAGGTATTATCTTTTTGGCCTACATAAACACCCCTTCTCCCCTTTTTTTCGAGCCAAATAAGGTTTCCACGACTCCTCACTCTAAGAAAGTTGAGCATAATTTTGAAATGGTAGGTAAAAAGGTTGCACCTTTTGGCAGGTCCTTGTCTTATTTCCTGTATCGTTCGTGTAATAGTTGATTTTTCTGACATGCAAATATTTGGTTGCAGGGTTTGCAGCAAGACAAATTTCTCAGGTAGCATGATTCCGGATAGGAATGTTGAAGTTTACTGTGCCATCGATCATCTCCGGCCTTTGTATTTGAGCACCATGGTACTGCAGAATGATGTTGAAATTACAGGCATCCAAAATCAACAACTTCAAGAAGGCATTGTAGGACCAACAACCAAGGTAGTTTCCTGAAATATCAGAACCTAGTTGAGATATCTGAGGAACTAGGGTTGGGATGGTTTAGGGGAAGAGAGACACGGcctaaaaggagagaaaaaacaCCATTGTGATAACTTCAAAAGTGAGAGTCATCATCATATATGGAAAGTATATTTTAGATAGCAGCTGAGGATGAGAATTTCTTTCAGAATAACCTCTGTACATCATTGATTCATTCTTGGATGATAAAAAGGGTAAAATACAAGTATGAGACAAAGAAATAGGCTGTTTTCATTACCATCTTATATGTATATTTAGTTACATACATATTATTTTGcacctttttttctcttctctagtAATGTACTCACATTGCATCATTCATAGGACATGTTTGagctaatttttgaagattttcgaTGATCATAACCAGCTTCGTGTTGAGTCTGTTTACAAAACATTTGGGCAACCATCCAGCCGGATCTAACTGCAAGATGACAacaaccaaaaataaaaaagatgagaCTTCTTTCTCCATAAACTAGAAGGAGAAGTAGCTCCTCATCAACATCATAAGGCAGTCCTGATAAGATTAACAAAATAAAACTTGGAATGGAACTGGGAAATGTGATtattgcagctggagtcaggtctCTCCTGGATCTGACCCATGATGAATAGTTTCAGAGAGATCTGACTTGATCCAAAGACATTGAAGTACTTCAAACTTAAACTACTTTGGAATATAGTCCAGCCAAATAAAATTCAATAGGGCCGAGCTCGACAAGTCTAACCCTATTTGTGATGCAGGTTTTGTGATCCAACCGGACCAAGTAGATTGACCTACGGGAACATCAAATGCTGCAATTTTTCTGAAACACCCACGTATGCTAACAGCAAAATGCATAATTTTGTCATAATATGTCATATAAGTTGTCTGCAAGGTTAAACTGTTACATGACATTTAAAAAGTGATAGTATGATTCTTGTGAATATATGCTAAATGCAAAAGTGGCCCAGTGGGATTGCACCCCAACTAAACCTGATAGACGGTAGGCTGTAAATTATAGACCCGTTTTAACTTGTGAGGTTCTATTCAAAATTCTAATTCCCAAATCCTAAGCCACTAAAATCCATATGCTTATTTCTTACATACAGTTTTTTTCGTATTTTTGGATGTTTCCCATTTCGAGCCTTTCACATCAGTTTTGTTAACCAATCAGTTTCTTAGAAAACACTTAGTTGCATtaaaaatactttaaaaataattattacctGAACAACGTAAGTCACCATGCAAGAGTCATCCTCAAGCTTCTCAACCACCCATCCAGACTGCAGCAATAGCCCTCGAATGGAGTTGTTCTTCTTAGGCTGCAATCCTGCAGCAATCTCCTTCGGTAGAGATGCCACAGCAACCACCTAAACCAAAACCAACAAGTTTCTTATTTACTTACATTGAGCAAGCCAATCAGGAAGAACATTGGTTTCAGCATTGGGAAGTTTTAAGAGTATACTTACAAGAGTTCCATCATCCATGGTCTCGCGTCGCTCGTAAACTATAAATTCTCTGTTCTTGAAGAGTGGTTTCGAGGCATCACCGAACCTTAGGCGAATAATGCTGAGATTATCGCTAAGGTCCTTTATATATTTAGCTTCCACTAGATCAGGATCCCATTGCTGGTACAGAAATATAGCCCTAATGTTAATGTAAATACTCCTAGCAACTGCCAACTTGGATGAATAAATACGTTTTATATAAATTTCTCcactgataaattagaattttagAATGCAGTTACAttcgaaaaagaaaaagttatGAATATAACAAGCATGTTTGAGTTGAAATGTCGAACCATTTTTCATTTGAGTCTAACAACTTAACAATAACGTGAATATTCATATTGTTGTTTTAAACTACTATATGTTTCAGTGACCGGAAGCAGTATGCTAGTGATGATTCTAAACGGTAATATGGTAAGCAAGAAGATAGTTTAGGCTAAGTGTAATTTTGGAATCCGTAAAAAGATGGAGGcagctttaaaaaaaaaacaaaagaaaaagaaaaggaggaaacaGTCAGAAACTTGCAACACAAGATAGTATATATATGATACAAGGAGATAATAGTGCATTAGGAGAAAGGAAGGGAAATAAGACAAGAAAAAGACCAACCAATACAAGCTAATTAATCTATCAGAAGTCAACAACAGAAGGGACAGAAAATAGCTTCTGAAATATAGGAAACACTACAATTAATTAAAAAAACACAGAGAAATCACTTATCCACCATCGTCTAGAACATAAAcatccatatttatgtatccattttGTTTCTCATCTGCCAAGTATCTgcttggatttttattttttctggcaAAGCATATGCGAGTCCACATGTGACCCTTCATGTTCCTACACTTACTAGTATTCCTGGATGCGGCATGACAAGCAGAGTATTGCCACGTGTCCCATGCCAAGAGTCCAAGAAGCGCTGTTCGTTGATTCGAAGGTGTTTCTCctatttttcttctcaaaaacAGTGCTTCTCCTTTCCTTTTATCATTTCCGGCACCAATTTCCAAAGTAGTAAATGATTTTGTTGCCCTTCCTTCTATAGTTTTTGTTGCTGCTGTCATCCTCCGGTTCATATAATGTCGTTTGGCTGACAAGAAGCACGCTATCAACAAATTTTTGTAGTTGAATGGCATCAAATCTTGGGTGGTATCCAACTGCTCAAAACTTTATGACGTTGTACGGCTCAAATCCTATATCATAACGACTTCTAAAGTAGCGTCCATGGTAAATTAGATTGCTAGAAGTttacctttcctttttttttttttttcacctttaAAGCATCAAAAGATAGTAAGAAAAGTGAGGAAAAAGACCAGAGAAGTGTTTCAATTCATAAAAAGCATTAGAAACGACAACCAAGTCTGTAAATCACCTTAGCAGCATCGATGGCATTGGCGACGGTGATGAACTGTTGCGACGAGACCGAACGAAGCAGCCACCGGCTACGGAAGACATGCGGCGAGCCCGAGCAACGCTTCGATATCTCGACACCATTTTCAAATGCCAACACTTTCCATCCATCCCCACCTTCAGTCCTGCTCGAGTCCGACGCAGATAGCAGCTCTTG
Above is a genomic segment from Elaeis guineensis isolate ETL-2024a chromosome 1, EG11, whole genome shotgun sequence containing:
- the LOC105038577 gene encoding E3 ubiquitin-protein ligase CHIP isoform X2, encoding MELRPVPASVAKQAELRKLEGNAAFKKERIGAAIDAYTEAITLCPNIVVYWTNRALCYQKRKEWTKVEEDCKKALELDKDSVKAHYMLGLALLERQEYAGGVKELEKAFDLGRGTNPVGCMVEEIWQSLAKAKYMEWEHSSSKRSWRLQNLKETCEKALAEYHFLGDSLAEDASEDAANDHSAQLELLKEVFSKAALLDTPTQVPDYLCCKITLDIFRDPVITPSGVTYERAVLLEHLKQGLQQDKFLR
- the LOC105038577 gene encoding E3 ubiquitin-protein ligase CHIP isoform X1, encoding MELRPVPASVAKQAELRKLEGNAAFKKERIGAAIDAYTEAITLCPNIVVYWTNRALCYQKRKEWTKVEEDCKKALELDKDSVKAHYMLGLALLERQEYAGGVKELEKAFDLGRGTNPVGCMVEEIWQSLAKAKYMEWEHSSSKRSWRLQNLKETCEKALAEYHFLGDSLAEDASEDAANDHSAQLELLKEVFSKAALLDTPTQVPDYLCCKITLDIFRDPVITPSGVTYERAVLLEHLKQVGKFDPLTREPLEQHQLVPNLAIKQAVQVYLNEHGWAYKMS
- the LOC105038576 gene encoding uncharacterized protein, with translation MSTSSTTTTTASGSWSVSEDSLRRYVSFASESCIQELLSASDSSRTEGGDGWKVLAFENGVEISKRCSGSPHVFRSRWLLRSVSSQQFITVANAIDAAKQWDPDLVEAKYIKDLSDNLSIIRLRFGDASKPLFKNREFIVYERRETMDDGTLVVAVASLPKEIAAGLQPKKNNSIRGLLLQSGWVVEKLEDDSCMVTYVVQLDPAGWLPKCFVNRLNTKLVMIIENLQKLAQTCPMNDAM